The proteins below are encoded in one region of Ereboglobus luteus:
- a CDS encoding TIM-barrel domain-containing protein: MKKLILSAAFALLGAASLSLHGNPLTFGNKRVTIISPTLFRLEYANDAKFLNDRTLFAHHRDARCDDFTVTELGGGRYRITTSALRMEFHDDGFPFGLHNFEAWFTHNGADKKFTLRNRKGGNLGGAISTLDRVAGPIPLDEGLLSRNGWYIINDSGKDIIKDDWIARRDADHVQDVYCFLYGGDYRAALADLGRISGNVPMTRRHVHGVWYCRWWDYNADEYRQIVDEYRQHGFPLDNLVFDMGWHTQDATAGTGHASNRGWVGYTWNRKLIPDPAALVGDLLKDNIYISLNDHPHDGIRPHEAMYKAFMADMGLPADGSTVMFDAGNRRYMETFLRHAHGESWDMGVAFWWLDWQQDYLYPTVRGTSTTHLAWLNELYYKESQRNGLRGANYSRWAGWGDQRHPIQFSGDAHANWKVLAFEVELTATSGNAGCYYWAHDIGGFYGGKDPELYARWTQFGAMSAAMRIHSQYDAKLDRRPWLWGKQAEASMKKAYVLRSELMPYIYSSVWQTHRTMVPLNRAMYIDHGGSPESYKNPQQFMFGDLLLAAPITSAGEGENKIAKQKVWFPAGDAWYDFFTGERHEGGQTKTVAKDIDQFPLYVKGGWLLPLQPYRERPASAPLDTLVMRVYPGADGADNTFTLYEDDGLTRQYEDGRFATTALRYQRAGDKVTLTVTPNGGTFDGKVANRAHRVETSAASIKNIKANGRPVKAIRRGGLQIIEIPAQPVDAPLVIEMQIGK, from the coding sequence ATGAAAAAACTAATCCTGTCGGCAGCATTTGCATTGCTGGGCGCGGCATCACTTTCCCTGCACGGGAATCCGCTGACGTTCGGGAACAAACGCGTCACCATTATTTCGCCGACGCTGTTCCGGCTGGAATATGCCAACGACGCCAAGTTCCTTAACGACCGGACCCTGTTCGCCCATCATCGCGACGCGCGTTGCGACGACTTCACCGTCACGGAGCTTGGCGGGGGACGCTACCGCATCACCACCTCCGCGCTTCGCATGGAGTTTCACGACGACGGATTCCCCTTCGGCCTTCACAACTTCGAGGCGTGGTTCACGCACAACGGAGCCGATAAAAAATTCACCCTGCGCAATCGCAAGGGCGGCAACCTCGGCGGCGCGATCTCGACGCTCGACCGCGTCGCGGGTCCCATCCCGCTCGACGAGGGACTGTTGAGCCGCAACGGCTGGTATATAATCAACGACTCGGGCAAGGACATCATAAAGGACGACTGGATCGCGCGCCGCGACGCGGACCATGTGCAGGACGTTTATTGTTTTCTCTATGGCGGCGACTACCGCGCCGCGCTTGCCGACTTGGGCCGCATCAGCGGCAACGTCCCGATGACCCGCCGCCACGTGCACGGCGTGTGGTATTGCCGTTGGTGGGATTATAACGCCGACGAATACCGGCAGATTGTGGATGAATACCGCCAGCACGGCTTCCCGCTCGACAATCTCGTCTTCGACATGGGCTGGCACACGCAGGACGCCACGGCCGGCACCGGGCACGCCAGCAACCGCGGATGGGTTGGCTACACATGGAACCGCAAATTGATACCCGACCCGGCGGCGCTCGTGGGCGATCTGCTCAAGGACAACATATACATTTCCCTCAACGACCATCCGCACGACGGCATCCGCCCCCACGAGGCCATGTATAAGGCGTTCATGGCCGACATGGGCCTCCCCGCCGACGGCTCGACAGTGATGTTCGACGCGGGCAACCGTCGCTACATGGAAACATTCCTGCGGCACGCGCACGGGGAATCGTGGGACATGGGCGTGGCCTTCTGGTGGCTGGACTGGCAGCAGGATTATCTTTACCCGACGGTTCGCGGCACATCGACCACGCACCTGGCCTGGCTCAACGAATTATATTACAAGGAATCGCAACGCAACGGACTGCGCGGCGCGAATTACAGCCGCTGGGCCGGCTGGGGCGACCAACGGCATCCCATCCAGTTCTCGGGCGACGCCCACGCGAACTGGAAAGTGCTGGCCTTCGAGGTCGAGCTGACGGCGACCAGCGGAAACGCCGGATGCTATTATTGGGCGCACGACATCGGCGGTTTCTACGGCGGCAAGGACCCCGAGCTTTACGCCCGCTGGACGCAGTTCGGAGCCATGAGCGCCGCGATGAGGATACATTCGCAATACGACGCCAAGCTCGACCGCCGCCCGTGGCTTTGGGGAAAACAAGCCGAGGCCTCGATGAAAAAAGCCTACGTCCTGCGCTCCGAGCTGATGCCCTATATTTACTCAAGTGTGTGGCAAACCCACCGGACGATGGTGCCGCTCAACAGGGCCATGTATATCGACCACGGCGGCAGCCCGGAGTCTTACAAAAACCCGCAGCAATTCATGTTCGGCGACTTGCTTCTGGCCGCGCCAATCACATCGGCCGGCGAGGGCGAAAACAAAATCGCAAAACAGAAAGTGTGGTTCCCGGCGGGCGACGCATGGTATGACTTTTTCACCGGCGAGCGCCATGAGGGCGGGCAGACAAAAACCGTCGCCAAGGACATCGACCAATTCCCGCTGTATGTCAAAGGCGGCTGGCTGCTCCCGCTGCAACCCTACCGCGAGCGCCCGGCATCGGCGCCACTGGACACGCTCGTGATGCGGGTCTATCCGGGCGCCGACGGCGCCGACAACACCTTCACGCTCTACGAGGACGACGGCCTCACGCGCCAATACGAGGACGGCAGGTTTGCGACAACCGCCCTGCGCTACCAGCGCGCCGGCGACAAAGTCACGCTGACGGTGACGCCCAACGGAGGGACATTCGACGGCAAGGTCGCCAACCGCGCCCACCGCGTCGAAACATCCGCCGCCAGCATCAAAAACATCAAGGCCAACGGACGTCCCGTGAAAGCCATCCGGCGAGGCGGATTACAGATAATCGAAATCCCCGCGCAACCGGTCGACGCGCCGCTGGTTATTGAAATGCAAATCGGAAAATAA
- a CDS encoding endonuclease/exonuclease/phosphatase family protein yields the protein MKTTLPVRRLTLLALASVALALTGFSEPVRVLTYNLLGSRPSTEKNAKCEPWVKRKPLVLEIMRDRTGGAGYDFIGTQETSTNPDPVLDQVNQLAVEMEKSGYGSLYAACNGEPNTLKPKELSMSNMFFWRKDRWEIDPNDSGTFWLSDTPEIPGSNTWSPIDPKTGKSTNKGARRNVSYGLFHEIANGKRTGKKVYFYNTHLNVHVPEARMKSAILIMDRIKNRKDKSAPIVLTGDFNSLRNDSRGDGYVYKYLTGFPIKFEDATHTPPQALAEAFEEAGPKDKLPRIDFIFSSKGLKATSAANVNIRRNGIRPSDHAPIAAVLDWE from the coding sequence ATGAAAACCACGCTCCCCGTCCGTCGTCTCACCCTGCTCGCGCTCGCGAGCGTCGCGCTCGCCCTCACCGGTTTTTCCGAGCCCGTGCGCGTGCTCACCTACAACCTCCTCGGCTCCCGCCCGAGCACCGAAAAAAACGCCAAATGCGAGCCTTGGGTTAAACGCAAGCCGCTCGTCCTCGAAATCATGCGCGACCGGACAGGCGGCGCGGGCTACGACTTCATCGGCACGCAGGAAACCTCCACCAACCCCGACCCCGTGCTCGACCAGGTCAACCAGCTCGCCGTTGAGATGGAAAAGTCCGGCTACGGCTCGCTCTACGCGGCGTGCAACGGCGAGCCAAACACGCTGAAACCGAAGGAACTCTCGATGTCCAACATGTTCTTCTGGCGCAAGGATCGCTGGGAAATCGACCCCAACGACAGCGGCACATTCTGGCTTTCCGACACGCCCGAAATCCCCGGCTCAAACACCTGGTCGCCCATTGATCCCAAGACCGGCAAAAGCACCAACAAAGGCGCGCGCCGCAATGTCAGCTACGGCCTTTTCCACGAAATCGCCAACGGCAAGCGCACCGGCAAAAAAGTGTATTTCTACAACACCCACCTCAACGTCCACGTGCCCGAGGCCCGCATGAAATCCGCGATCCTCATCATGGACCGCATCAAGAACCGCAAGGACAAGTCCGCTCCGATTGTCCTCACGGGCGACTTCAACTCCCTGCGTAACGACTCCCGTGGCGACGGCTACGTTTACAAATACCTCACCGGTTTCCCGATCAAGTTCGAGGACGCCACCCACACGCCGCCGCAAGCGCTGGCCGAGGCGTTCGAAGAGGCGGGGCCTAAGGACAAGCTGCCGCGCATCGACTTCATCTTTTCGAGCAAGGGCCTGAAAGCGACCTCCGCCGCCAACGTAAACATCCGCCGCAACGGCATCCGCCCCAGCGACCACGCCCCCATCGCCGCCGTGCTGGATTGGGAATAA
- a CDS encoding MFS transporter, with product MFKRLLNFFRVSQPAAVQLPHDENTDALYKRLRWQVFLAGTIGYSLFYVCRTTLNVVKKPMLDAGLVDASQLGVVGSALLFAYAGGKFFNGFIADHSNIKRFMATGLALSACANLVMGVMGFTTGVISAGAFTAVFATMWAISGWGQSVGSPCAVIGLSRWYPLKKRGTFYGFFSLSHNLGEFLSFVLVGLIVSAVGWQWGFWGAALAGVLGVVVIIWLMHDTPESQKLPPVEVLTGEAAQQNASAPAESTASLQRLALRTPGVWILAASSAFMYMARYAVNSWGVLFLQETKDYSLVESTNLISVNALLGIFGTVLSGWFSDKFFRGDRRLPAIIFGVCNTVSLILFLYGGNGIVVNVISMILFGISIGVLICFLGGLMAVDLVPRKATGAAMGVVGLASYIAAGCQDIISGKLIDARITIVEGVKVYDFSHASAFWVIASTLSFLLIVPLLFSKKKPNT from the coding sequence ATGTTCAAACGCCTGCTCAACTTCTTCCGTGTCAGCCAGCCCGCCGCCGTGCAATTGCCGCACGACGAAAATACGGACGCGCTCTACAAACGCCTGCGCTGGCAGGTGTTTCTCGCAGGCACGATCGGCTATAGCTTGTTTTACGTCTGCCGCACCACACTCAACGTCGTCAAAAAACCCATGCTCGACGCCGGCTTGGTTGACGCCAGCCAGCTCGGCGTCGTCGGCTCCGCGCTCCTCTTCGCCTACGCGGGCGGCAAGTTTTTCAACGGCTTCATCGCCGACCATTCCAACATCAAGCGCTTCATGGCGACCGGGCTCGCGCTCTCCGCGTGCGCCAACCTCGTCATGGGCGTGATGGGCTTTACCACCGGCGTGATCTCCGCCGGCGCGTTCACCGCAGTCTTCGCCACCATGTGGGCGATCAGCGGCTGGGGCCAGTCCGTCGGCTCGCCCTGCGCGGTCATCGGGCTCTCCCGCTGGTATCCGTTGAAAAAGCGCGGCACCTTTTACGGCTTCTTCAGCCTGAGCCACAACCTCGGCGAATTTTTGTCCTTTGTGCTCGTCGGCCTCATCGTCTCCGCCGTCGGCTGGCAATGGGGCTTCTGGGGCGCCGCACTCGCGGGCGTGTTGGGCGTGGTTGTCATCATCTGGCTCATGCACGACACACCCGAAAGCCAAAAGCTTCCGCCTGTCGAAGTGCTCACTGGCGAGGCCGCGCAACAAAATGCGTCCGCGCCCGCCGAAAGCACCGCCTCGCTCCAGCGCCTCGCGTTGCGCACGCCCGGCGTGTGGATACTCGCCGCGTCGAGCGCGTTCATGTATATGGCGCGCTACGCGGTGAACAGTTGGGGCGTGCTCTTCCTGCAGGAGACAAAGGACTACAGCCTCGTCGAATCGACCAACCTCATTTCCGTCAACGCGCTGCTCGGCATCTTCGGCACGGTGCTCTCGGGCTGGTTTTCCGACAAATTTTTCCGTGGCGACCGCCGCCTGCCCGCGATCATCTTCGGCGTGTGCAACACCGTCTCGCTCATCCTCTTCCTTTATGGAGGCAACGGCATCGTCGTGAACGTGATCAGCATGATCCTCTTTGGCATATCCATCGGCGTGCTCATCTGTTTCCTCGGCGGACTGATGGCGGTTGACCTCGTGCCGCGCAAGGCCACGGGCGCGGCGATGGGCGTTGTCGGCCTCGCGAGTTACATCGCCGCCGGCTGCCAGGACATCATCAGCGGCAAACTAATCGACGCGCGCATAACAATCGTCGAAGGCGTGAAGGTTTACGATTTCAGCCACGCCTCGGCCTTCTGGGTAATCGCCTCGACGCTCTCCTTCCTCCTGATCGTCCCCCTGCTCTTCAGCAAAAAGAAACCGAACACATAA